From Rutidosis leptorrhynchoides isolate AG116_Rl617_1_P2 chromosome 3, CSIRO_AGI_Rlap_v1, whole genome shotgun sequence, a single genomic window includes:
- the LOC139896150 gene encoding zinc finger A20 and AN1 domain-containing stress-associated protein 5-like, producing the protein MAQKRDKEETELKVPETINLCSPPISAASSKISAPDDRRSSPDRSDLKTGVVNGIIVDFRQNTGILPETKDLIRKRRSEAIEPSDESFGDGSKRRVVSRCSGCRKKVGLMGFKCRCGEMFCSEHRYSDRHDCSYDYKSAGREAIARENPVVRAAKIVKV; encoded by the coding sequence ATGGCTCAGAAGAGAGACAAAGAAGAAACCGAGCTCAAGGTACCTGAAACCATAAATTTATGCTCACCACCAATATCCGCCGCTTCATCCAAGATCTCCGCTCCTGATGACCGTCGATCCTCGCCTGATCGATCCGATCTCAAAACAGGAGTGGTTAACGGCATAATCGTTGACTTTCGACAGAACACCGGAATCTTGCCGGAAACCAAAGATCTCATTAGAAAACGACGATCTGAAGCAATCGAGCCGTCAGATGAAAGCTTCGGTGACGGTTCTAAAAGGCGCGTGGTGAGTCGATGCTCAGGTTGCAGAAAGAAGGTCGGATTGATGGGATTTAAGTGCCGGTGTGGCGAGATGTTTTGCTCGGAGCACCGTTATTCGGATCGACATGACTGTAGCTACGATTACAAGTCCGCCGGACGTGAAGCTATCGCGCGTGAAAATCCGGTAGTTAGAGCGGCGAAGATTGTTAAGGTCTAA